One stretch of Actinacidiphila sp. DG2A-62 DNA includes these proteins:
- the dxs gene encoding 1-deoxy-D-xylulose-5-phosphate synthase → MSMLENIRSPRDLKALPDGRLDELAADIRHFLVQTVARTGGHLGPNLGVVELTIALHRVFDSPADRILWDTGHQAYVHKILTGRQDFSKLRSKGGLSGYPSRAESEHDVIENSHASTVLGWADGLAKANEVRHRSDHVVAVIGDGALTGGMAWEALNNIAAAKDRPLIIVVNDNERSYAPTIGGLANHLATLRTTDGYERFLSWGKQLLQQTPVVGRPLYESLHGAKKGFKDAFAPQGMFEDLGLKYLGPIDGHDIAAVESALRRARRFHGPVLVHCLTEKGRGYPAAEQDEADRFHTVGAMDPLTCAPLAPSAGPSWTSVFGDEMVRIGAERPDVVAITAAMLQPVGLAKFAEAFPDRVFDVGIAEQHAATSAAGLATGGLHPVVAVYATFLNRAFDQVLMDVALHNCGVTFVLDRAGVTGVDGASHNGMWDMSILQVVPSLRIAAPRDADQLRAQLREAIAVDDAPTVVRFPKETAGEAVPAVGRVGGMDVLHTPADGLGEDVLLVAVGALAGACLSAADLLAGRGIGVTVVDPRWVKPVDPELPGLAARHRLVAVVEDNGRAGGVGSSVAQALRDAGVDVPLRDYGIPQQFLAHAKRGEVLADIGLTPAEIAGGIGAALTRIDARAAVPAVRGGDPVPQGKDMQGAGER, encoded by the coding sequence ATGTCGATGCTGGAGAACATCAGAAGCCCGCGCGACCTGAAGGCGCTGCCCGACGGCCGGCTCGACGAGCTCGCCGCGGACATCCGCCACTTCCTCGTCCAGACCGTGGCCAGGACCGGCGGCCACCTGGGGCCCAATCTCGGCGTGGTGGAGCTGACCATCGCGCTGCACCGCGTCTTCGACTCGCCGGCCGACCGCATCCTGTGGGACACCGGCCACCAGGCCTACGTCCACAAGATCCTCACCGGCCGCCAGGACTTCTCCAAGCTGCGCAGCAAGGGCGGCCTGTCCGGCTACCCCTCGCGCGCGGAGTCCGAGCACGACGTGATCGAGAACAGCCACGCCTCCACCGTGCTGGGCTGGGCCGACGGCCTGGCCAAGGCCAACGAGGTGCGCCACCGCAGCGACCACGTGGTGGCCGTCATCGGCGACGGCGCGCTCACCGGCGGAATGGCCTGGGAGGCGCTGAACAACATCGCCGCCGCCAAGGACCGCCCGCTGATCATCGTGGTCAACGACAACGAGCGCTCCTACGCCCCCACCATCGGCGGCCTGGCCAACCACCTCGCCACCCTGCGCACCACCGACGGCTACGAGCGCTTCCTGTCCTGGGGCAAACAGCTCCTCCAGCAGACCCCGGTGGTCGGCCGCCCCCTCTACGAGTCGCTGCACGGTGCCAAGAAGGGCTTCAAGGACGCCTTCGCGCCGCAGGGCATGTTCGAGGACCTGGGGCTGAAGTACCTCGGCCCGATCGACGGCCACGACATCGCCGCGGTGGAGTCCGCGCTGCGCCGCGCCCGCCGCTTCCACGGCCCGGTGCTGGTGCACTGCCTGACCGAGAAGGGCCGCGGCTACCCGGCCGCCGAGCAGGACGAGGCGGACCGCTTCCACACCGTGGGCGCGATGGACCCGCTGACCTGCGCGCCGCTCGCGCCCTCCGCGGGCCCGTCGTGGACCTCGGTGTTCGGCGACGAGATGGTGCGGATCGGGGCCGAGCGGCCCGACGTGGTCGCCATCACCGCCGCCATGCTCCAGCCGGTGGGCCTGGCGAAGTTCGCCGAGGCGTTCCCCGACCGCGTCTTCGACGTCGGCATCGCCGAGCAGCACGCGGCGACCTCGGCCGCGGGCCTGGCCACCGGCGGCCTGCACCCGGTCGTCGCGGTCTACGCGACGTTCCTGAACCGGGCCTTCGACCAGGTGCTGATGGATGTCGCACTGCACAACTGCGGGGTGACGTTCGTGCTGGACCGGGCCGGCGTGACCGGCGTGGACGGCGCCTCGCACAACGGCATGTGGGACATGTCGATCCTCCAGGTGGTGCCCTCCCTGCGGATCGCCGCGCCGCGCGACGCCGACCAGCTGCGGGCGCAGCTGCGTGAGGCGATCGCGGTGGACGACGCGCCCACCGTGGTCCGCTTCCCCAAGGAGACCGCGGGCGAGGCCGTCCCCGCCGTCGGCCGCGTCGGCGGCATGGACGTGCTGCACACCCCGGCCGACGGTCTCGGCGAGGACGTGCTGCTGGTGGCCGTGGGCGCGCTGGCCGGCGCCTGCCTGTCCGCCGCCGACCTGCTCGCCGGGCGCGGCATCGGCGTCACCGTGGTGGACCCGCGCTGGGTCAAGCCGGTCGACCCCGAGCTGCCGGGCCTGGCCGCCCGGCACCGGCTGGTGGCCGTGGTGGAGGACAACGGCCGGGCCGGCGGCGTCGGCTCCTCGGTCGCCCAGGCGCTGCGCGACGCCGGGGTGGACGTGCCGCTGCGCGACTACGGCATTCCGCAGCAGTTCCTCGCGCACGCCAAGCGCGGCGAGGTGCTGGCCGACATCGGGCTGACCCCGGCCGAGATCGCCGGCGGCATCGGCGCGGCGCTGACCCGTATCGACGCGCGCGCCGCCGTGCCGGCCGTCCGCGGCGGCGACCCCGTACCCCAGGGCAAGGACATGCAAGGAGCAGGAGAGCGATGA
- a CDS encoding aspartate aminotransferase family protein: MTASDGTQTAPATEPTKGFDLATLLAERGGERYELHARYLNHQLPRMLHTIGFDKVYERAEGAHFWDDEGNDYLDMLAGFGVMGVGRHHPVVRKALHDVLDAGLADLTRFDCQPLPGLLAEKLLAHTPHLDRVFFGNSGTEAVETALKFARYATGKPRVLYCTRSFHGLTTGSLSVNGESGFKDGFAPLLPDTAVEVGDLDALASELKRGDVAALIVEPIQGHGVHIPPPGYLRAAQELLHRHKALLICDEVQTGIGRTGTFWAYQQEEGVEPDLLTVAKTLSGGYVPVGATLGRDWIFKKVYSSMDRVLVHSASFGSNAQAMAAGLATLSVVEDEQLVENSRRVGGLLRDRLAALTDRYEFLKEVRGRGLMVAIEFGRPKSLGLRSRWTMLQAARKGLFAQMVVVPLLQRHRILTQVSGDHIEVIKLIPPLVFDEADVDRFVTAFTAVMDDAEGGGGLMWDFGKTLVKQAVANR, encoded by the coding sequence ATGACAGCGTCCGACGGCACCCAGACGGCGCCGGCGACCGAGCCGACCAAGGGCTTCGACCTGGCGACGCTGCTCGCCGAGCGCGGCGGCGAGCGCTACGAGCTGCACGCCAGGTACCTCAACCACCAACTGCCGCGCATGCTGCACACCATCGGCTTCGACAAGGTCTACGAACGGGCCGAGGGCGCCCACTTCTGGGACGACGAGGGCAACGACTACCTCGACATGCTCGCCGGCTTCGGCGTGATGGGCGTGGGCCGGCACCACCCGGTGGTCCGCAAGGCGCTGCACGACGTCCTCGACGCCGGACTGGCCGACCTCACCCGGTTCGACTGCCAGCCGCTGCCCGGCCTGCTCGCCGAGAAGCTCCTCGCGCACACCCCGCACCTGGACCGGGTGTTCTTCGGCAACAGCGGCACCGAGGCGGTCGAGACCGCGCTGAAGTTCGCCCGCTACGCCACCGGGAAGCCGCGCGTGCTGTACTGCACCCGCTCCTTCCACGGCCTGACCACCGGCTCGCTGTCGGTCAACGGCGAGAGCGGCTTCAAGGACGGCTTCGCGCCGCTGCTGCCGGACACCGCCGTCGAGGTCGGCGACCTGGACGCGCTGGCCAGTGAGCTGAAGCGGGGCGACGTGGCCGCGCTGATCGTGGAGCCGATCCAGGGCCACGGCGTGCACATCCCGCCGCCCGGCTACCTGCGCGCCGCCCAGGAGCTGCTGCACCGGCACAAGGCGCTGCTGATCTGCGACGAGGTGCAGACCGGCATCGGCAGGACCGGCACCTTTTGGGCCTACCAGCAGGAGGAGGGCGTCGAGCCGGACCTGCTGACGGTCGCCAAGACGCTGTCCGGCGGCTACGTCCCGGTGGGCGCCACGCTCGGCCGGGACTGGATCTTCAAGAAGGTCTACTCCTCGATGGACCGGGTGCTGGTGCACTCGGCGAGCTTCGGCTCCAACGCGCAGGCGATGGCAGCCGGCCTGGCCACCTTGTCGGTCGTCGAGGACGAGCAGCTGGTGGAGAACTCCCGCCGGGTCGGCGGCCTGCTGCGCGACCGGCTGGCCGCGCTCACCGACCGGTACGAGTTCCTGAAGGAGGTCCGCGGGCGCGGCCTGATGGTCGCCATCGAGTTCGGCCGGCCCAAGTCGCTGGGCCTGCGCAGCCGCTGGACGATGCTGCAGGCCGCCCGCAAGGGCCTGTTCGCGCAGATGGTGGTGGTGCCGCTGCTGCAGCGGCACCGCATCCTCACCCAGGTCTCCGGCGACCACATCGAGGTCATCAAGCTGATCCCGCCGCTGGTCTTCGACGAGGCCGACGTGGACCGCTTCGTCACCGCGTTCACCGCGGTGATGGACGACGCGGAGGGCGGCGGCGGCCTGATGTGGGACTTCGGCAAGACCCTGGTCAAGCAGGCCGTCGCCAACCGCTGA
- the shc gene encoding squalene--hopene cyclase — translation MTATTDGSPGTPARRTPSASSASSPDPVPSGGAEAAAQRAVQRAADHLLARQHPDGWWKGDLETNVTMDAEDLMLRQFLGIDDPSVTAASARWIRSQQREDGAWPTFHGGPGDLSATVEAYVALRLAGDAPDEAHMQLAAKWSRAEGGVASARVFTRIWLALFGWWSWDDLPELPPEVIYLPKWMPLNIYSFGCWARQTIVPLTVVGAHRPVRPAPFGIDELHVDPRRPNPPQRKAPLTSWDGVFQRLDQVLHLYRRISPRVVRRSAMNACARWIIERQEADGCWGGIQPPAVYSVIALHLLGYDLDHPVLKAGLESLDRFAVWPEEGVRMIEACQSPVWDTCLATIALADSGLPADHPALIKAADWMLGEQITRPGDWSVRRPQLAPGGWAFEFHNDNYPDIDDTAEVVLALRRVAHPDQARVDTAIDKAVRWNVGMQSRNGAWGAFDADNTSPFPNRLPFCDFGEVIDPPSADVTAHVVEMMAALGLEKDPHTRRGIDWLLAEQEDNGAWFGRWGVNYIYGTGSAVPALTAAGLPASHPAIRKAVAWLESVQNADGGWGEDLRSYSDLEWAGRGHSTASQTAWALLALLSAGERDSDAVTRGVAWLTATQQEDGSWDEPYFTGTGFPRDFSINYHLYRMVFPLTALGRYVRDEPFGTTHVAATAATTAGGVPAGTTGRGA, via the coding sequence ATGACAGCGACGACCGACGGAAGTCCAGGGACGCCAGCCCGTAGGACGCCTTCGGCCAGCAGCGCCTCGTCGCCGGATCCTGTTCCATCCGGCGGAGCCGAGGCGGCGGCGCAGCGTGCCGTGCAGCGCGCCGCAGACCACCTTCTGGCACGGCAGCACCCGGACGGATGGTGGAAAGGCGACCTCGAAACCAACGTGACCATGGACGCCGAGGACCTGATGCTCCGTCAGTTCCTGGGCATCGACGATCCGTCGGTCACGGCCGCCTCGGCCCGCTGGATCCGTTCGCAGCAGCGTGAGGACGGCGCCTGGCCGACCTTCCACGGCGGCCCCGGGGACCTGTCGGCGACCGTCGAGGCGTACGTGGCGCTGCGGCTGGCCGGCGACGCGCCGGACGAGGCCCATATGCAGCTCGCCGCCAAGTGGTCGCGGGCCGAGGGCGGCGTGGCCTCCGCGCGGGTCTTCACCCGCATCTGGCTCGCCCTGTTCGGCTGGTGGAGCTGGGACGACCTGCCCGAGCTGCCGCCGGAGGTCATCTACCTGCCCAAGTGGATGCCGCTGAACATCTACTCCTTCGGCTGCTGGGCCCGGCAGACCATCGTGCCGCTGACCGTGGTCGGCGCGCACCGCCCGGTGCGGCCGGCGCCGTTCGGCATCGACGAGCTGCACGTCGACCCCCGGCGGCCCAACCCGCCGCAGCGCAAGGCGCCGCTGACCTCGTGGGACGGCGTCTTCCAGCGGCTGGACCAGGTGCTGCACCTGTACCGCAGGATCAGCCCCCGGGTGGTGCGGCGCAGCGCGATGAACGCCTGCGCCCGCTGGATCATCGAGCGCCAGGAGGCCGACGGCTGCTGGGGCGGCATCCAGCCGCCCGCCGTCTACTCGGTGATCGCCCTGCACCTGCTCGGCTACGACCTGGACCACCCGGTGCTCAAGGCGGGCTTGGAGTCGCTGGATCGTTTCGCCGTGTGGCCCGAGGAGGGCGTGCGGATGATCGAGGCGTGCCAGTCCCCGGTCTGGGACACCTGCCTGGCCACCATCGCGCTCGCCGACTCCGGCCTGCCCGCCGACCACCCGGCGCTGATCAAGGCAGCCGACTGGATGCTCGGCGAGCAGATCACCCGTCCGGGCGACTGGTCGGTGCGCCGCCCGCAGCTCGCGCCCGGCGGCTGGGCCTTCGAGTTCCACAACGACAACTACCCCGACATCGACGACACCGCCGAGGTCGTGCTGGCGCTGCGCCGGGTCGCCCACCCCGACCAGGCCAGGGTGGACACCGCCATCGACAAGGCGGTCCGCTGGAACGTCGGCATGCAGTCCAGGAACGGCGCCTGGGGCGCCTTCGACGCCGACAACACCAGCCCCTTCCCCAACCGGCTGCCGTTCTGCGACTTCGGCGAGGTCATCGACCCGCCGTCGGCCGACGTCACCGCGCACGTCGTGGAGATGATGGCGGCGCTCGGCCTGGAGAAGGACCCGCACACCCGGCGCGGCATCGACTGGCTGCTGGCCGAGCAGGAGGACAACGGCGCCTGGTTCGGCCGCTGGGGGGTCAACTACATCTACGGCACCGGCTCCGCGGTGCCCGCGCTGACCGCCGCCGGCCTGCCCGCCTCCCACCCGGCGATCCGCAAGGCCGTCGCCTGGCTGGAGTCGGTGCAGAACGCCGACGGCGGCTGGGGCGAGGACCTGCGCTCCTACTCCGACCTGGAGTGGGCCGGCCGCGGCCACTCCACCGCCTCCCAGACCGCCTGGGCGCTGCTGGCGCTGCTGTCGGCCGGGGAGCGGGACAGCGACGCGGTCACCCGCGGCGTCGCCTGGCTGACCGCCACCCAGCAGGAGGACGGCTCCTGGGACGAGCCGTACTTCACCGGGACCGGCTTCCCCCGGGACTTCTCGATCAACTACCACCTGTACCGCATGGTCTTCCCGCTCACCGCGCTCGGCCGCTACGTGCGCGACGAGCCCTTCGGAACCACGCACGTCGCGGCGACCGCGGCGACCACCGCCGGCGGCGTCCCCGCCGGCACGACAGGAAGGGGTGCCTAG
- a CDS encoding phosphorylase family protein, producing MGHTRPPLLVVCALRIERFALRRGAARSAASTADAPDLADTVTVLRTGMGPKAAHHAVVEALHDPKLHDAAVVTTGFCAGLAPGMRPGDIVVADDGHESAVLAAALKAVLADRGHTVHTGTLAESDHVVRGAERTALAATGAIAVDMESAAMRRAALSEGAHRVAAARVVVDTPEYELVRVGTLRTGIIAFRVLRDLVPALLEWHRTTALPWR from the coding sequence GTGGGCCATACCCGACCACCGCTGCTCGTGGTGTGCGCCCTGCGCATCGAGCGGTTCGCCCTGCGCAGGGGCGCGGCCAGGAGCGCCGCCTCGACCGCGGACGCTCCGGACCTCGCGGACACCGTGACCGTGCTGCGCACCGGCATGGGACCGAAAGCCGCGCACCACGCCGTGGTCGAGGCCCTGCACGACCCGAAACTGCACGACGCGGCCGTCGTCACGACCGGCTTCTGCGCGGGGCTCGCCCCGGGCATGCGGCCGGGCGACATCGTCGTCGCCGACGACGGCCACGAGAGCGCGGTGCTGGCCGCCGCGCTCAAGGCCGTCCTCGCCGACCGGGGCCACACCGTGCACACCGGCACCCTGGCGGAATCCGACCATGTCGTGCGGGGCGCCGAGCGCACCGCACTCGCGGCGACCGGTGCCATCGCCGTCGACATGGAATCGGCCGCGATGCGGCGCGCCGCGCTCTCCGAGGGCGCGCACCGCGTCGCGGCCGCGCGCGTCGTCGTCGACACGCCCGAGTACGAACTCGTGCGCGTCGGAACGCTTCGCACCGGGATCATCGCTTTCCGGGTGCTCAGAGATCTTGTTCCCGCCCTTCTCGAATGGCACCGCACTACCGCGCTCCCCTGGAGGTGA
- the hpnH gene encoding adenosyl-hopene transferase HpnH, with amino-acid sequence MAMPLRQTIRVASYLFEQKMVRRREKFPLIVELEPLFACNLKCEGCGKIQHPAGVLKQRMPVAQAVGAVLESGAPMVSIAGGEPLMHPQIDEIVRQLVARKKYVFLCTNALLLRKKMDKFTPSPYFAFTVHIDGMRERHDESVAKEGTFDEAVEAIKEAKRRGFRVTTNSTFFNTDTPQTIIEVLDYLNDDLQVDEMMLSPAYAYEKAPDQDHFLGVEQTRELFRKAFGDGNRKRWRLNHSPLFLDFLEGKADFPCTAWAIPNYSLFGWQRPCYLMSDGYVPTYQELIDKTDWDKYGRGRDARCDNCMAHCGYEPTAVLATMGSLKESIRAARETVASNRAK; translated from the coding sequence ATGGCCATGCCGCTCCGTCAGACCATCCGTGTCGCGTCGTACCTCTTCGAACAGAAAATGGTCAGGCGCCGCGAAAAGTTCCCGCTCATCGTCGAACTCGAACCGCTCTTCGCCTGCAACCTCAAATGCGAGGGCTGCGGCAAGATCCAGCACCCGGCCGGGGTGCTGAAGCAGCGCATGCCGGTGGCACAGGCCGTCGGCGCGGTGCTGGAATCGGGTGCGCCGATGGTGTCGATCGCGGGCGGCGAGCCGCTGATGCACCCCCAGATCGACGAGATCGTGCGGCAGCTCGTAGCCCGTAAGAAGTACGTGTTCCTGTGCACCAACGCGCTGCTGCTGCGCAAGAAGATGGACAAGTTCACCCCGTCGCCGTATTTCGCCTTCACCGTGCACATCGACGGCATGCGCGAGCGGCACGACGAGTCGGTGGCCAAGGAGGGCACCTTCGACGAGGCCGTGGAGGCGATCAAGGAGGCCAAGCGCCGCGGCTTCCGGGTGACCACCAACTCCACCTTCTTCAACACCGACACCCCGCAGACGATCATCGAGGTGCTCGACTACCTCAACGACGACCTGCAGGTCGACGAGATGATGCTGTCGCCCGCCTACGCCTACGAGAAGGCGCCCGACCAGGACCACTTCCTGGGCGTGGAGCAGACCCGCGAGCTGTTCCGCAAGGCCTTCGGCGACGGCAACCGCAAGCGGTGGCGCCTGAACCACAGCCCGCTGTTCCTGGACTTCCTGGAGGGCAAGGCGGACTTCCCCTGCACGGCCTGGGCCATCCCCAACTACTCCCTGTTCGGCTGGCAGCGCCCCTGCTACCTGATGAGCGACGGCTACGTCCCCACGTACCAGGAGCTGATCGACAAGACCGACTGGGACAAGTACGGCCGCGGCCGGGACGCCCGCTGCGACAACTGCATGGCCCACTGCGGCTACGAGCCGACCGCCGTCCTCGCGACCATGGGCTCGCTGAAGGAGTCCATCCGCGCCGCCCGGGAGACCGTCGCGTCGAACCGCGCCAAGTGA